From Zingiber officinale cultivar Zhangliang chromosome 5B, Zo_v1.1, whole genome shotgun sequence, the proteins below share one genomic window:
- the LOC121985834 gene encoding 60S ribosomal protein L30-like: MAPVKKSKKNAENINSRLALVMKSGKYTLGYKTVLRTLRISKAKLIIIANNCPPLRKSEIEYYAMLAKVGVHHFSGNNVDLGTACGKYFRVCCLSIIDPGDSDIIKSIPGDQ, translated from the exons ATGGCGCCCGTCAAGAAATCG AAGAAGAATGCCGAGAACATCAACAGTAGGCTCGCTCTTGTGATGAAGAGCGGGAAGTACACCCTCGGCTACAAAACGGTCCTCCGAACACTTCGGATCTCTAAAG CAAAGTTGATTATCATTGCAAACAACTGCCCACCACTCCGTAAGTCTGAAATCGAGTACTATGCAATGTTGGCGAAGGTTGGAGTTCATCATTTCAGTGGAA ATAATGTTGACCTTGGAACAGCATGTGGAAAATATTTCCGAGTTTGCTGCCTCAGCATCATCGATCCTG GCGACTCTGATATCATCAAGAGCATCCCTGGGGATCAGTGA
- the LOC121985836 gene encoding type I inositol polyphosphate 5-phosphatase 10-like isoform X2, with the protein MKKDSRWRKFSLWNIIRINDNNAGNSSKGKTSDSQVASMVFNDRLYRAPSTITSEAIRIFAATWNVGGNTPHEGLSLSDFLPADDHSDIYVLGFQEIVPLNAGNVLVIEDNEPAAKWLSLINQALNGAGDTETDIESHSSSPYIDSASRGALLFQKLPLKAVSKTFKTEQGRRLRACNCPAEATRKSYRGSCFSCQHAHINDSDSEEEEEEEEEVVHYSISGFSVRPTSSKQKYCLIASKQMVGIFVTVWVRRELVQHIGHLRVACIGRGIMGWLGNKGCISVSLSLHRTSFCFICSHLASGEKGGDELRRNSDVSETLKHTQFRKVCRRAGRRIPVKILEHDRVIWLGDLNYRISLSYSETKKLLEDNNWHELFEKDQLKIEREAGRVFKGWNEGKIYFAPTYKYSNNSDTYAGEGATSKKKRRTPAWCDRILWNGDGIAQLSYIRGESKFSDHRPVCAVFVVEVGVNDDRSKNLTTPNMRVGAEEILNSRGGSC; encoded by the exons ATGAAAAAGGATAGCAGATGGAGAAAG TTTTCGCTTTGGAATATCATTCGGATCAATGATAATAATGCTGGAAACTCAAGCAAAGGCAAAACATCAG ATTCACAAGTCGCGAGCATGGTCTTCAATGACCGCCTATATAGAGCTCCAAGTACCATAACTAGTGAGGCAATCAG GATTTTCGCGGCAACATGGAATGTTGGAGGAAATACTCCCCATGAGGGACTTAGCCTCAGTGACTTCCTTCCTGCTGATGATCACTCAGATATATATGTTTTGGG TTTTCAGGAGATAGTTCCTCTGAATGCCGGGAATGTACTCGTAATCGAGGACAATGAGCCAGCGGCGAAGTGGCTATCTCTAATCAATCAAGCATTGAATGGTGCCGGTGATACAGAGACTGACATCGAATCACACTCATCATCTCCTTATATTGACTCTGCCTCAAGAGGTGCATTGCTCTTTCAGAAACTACCACTTAAAGCCGTTAGCAAAACTTTCAAAACGGAACAGGGACGCCGTCTGAGAGCCTGCAATTGCCCTGCTGAAGCGACAAGGAAGTCCTACAGAGGGTCATGTTTTAGTTGCCAGCATGCTCACATCAATGACAGTGActcagaggaggaggaggaggaagaagaggaagttgTACATTATTCTATTTCGGGGTTTTCGGTTAGGCCTACAAGTAGTAAGCAGAAGTATTGCCTCATAGCCAGCAAACAGATGGTGGGGATTTTTGTCACTGTCTGGGTGAGGAGAGAACTTGTGCAGCACATAGGACACCTACGAGTCGCTTGTATCGGAAGGGGAATTATGGGTTGGCTTGGTAATAAG GGATGCATCTCGGTGAGTCTGTCGTTGCACCGAACAAGCTTTTGCTTCATTTGCAGTCACTTGGCTTCGGGGGAGAAAGGAGGAGACGAGCTGAGAAGGAATTCCGACGTTTCAGAAACACTGAAACACACACAATTCAGGAAGGTCTGCAGAAGAGCCGGTCGAAGAATACCCGTAAAGATTCTCGAGCATGA CCGTGTCATATGGTTGGGGGATTTGAATTACCGGATTTCTTTGAGCTACAGTGAGACCAAAAAACTTCTCGAGGATAATAACTGGCATGAGCTTTTCGAGAAGGATCAg CTTAAAATTGAAAGAGAAGCTGGGAGAGTGTTCAAGGGGTGGAATGAAGGGAAGATCTACTTCGCTCCCACTTATAAGTACTCGAACAACTCGGACACTTATGCCGGAGAGGGTGCAACATCGAAGAAGAAACGAAGAACACCTGCGTG GTGCGATCGCATTCTCTGGAATGGTGATGGAATTGCGCAGCTGTCTTATATCAGAGGGGAGTCTAAATTTTCAGATCATCGACCGGTATGTGCCGTGTTTGTTGTGGAGGTTGGGGTGAATGATGATAGATCAAAGAATTTAACCACTCCTAACATGAGAGTTGGTGCAGAAGAGATTTTAAATAGCAGAGGAGGCAGTTGCTAG
- the LOC121985836 gene encoding type I inositol polyphosphate 5-phosphatase 10-like isoform X1, which produces MKKDSRWRKFSLWNIIRINDNNAGNSSKGKTSETDSQVASMVFNDRLYRAPSTITSEAIRIFAATWNVGGNTPHEGLSLSDFLPADDHSDIYVLGFQEIVPLNAGNVLVIEDNEPAAKWLSLINQALNGAGDTETDIESHSSSPYIDSASRGALLFQKLPLKAVSKTFKTEQGRRLRACNCPAEATRKSYRGSCFSCQHAHINDSDSEEEEEEEEEVVHYSISGFSVRPTSSKQKYCLIASKQMVGIFVTVWVRRELVQHIGHLRVACIGRGIMGWLGNKGCISVSLSLHRTSFCFICSHLASGEKGGDELRRNSDVSETLKHTQFRKVCRRAGRRIPVKILEHDRVIWLGDLNYRISLSYSETKKLLEDNNWHELFEKDQLKIEREAGRVFKGWNEGKIYFAPTYKYSNNSDTYAGEGATSKKKRRTPAWCDRILWNGDGIAQLSYIRGESKFSDHRPVCAVFVVEVGVNDDRSKNLTTPNMRVGAEEILNSRGGSC; this is translated from the exons ATGAAAAAGGATAGCAGATGGAGAAAG TTTTCGCTTTGGAATATCATTCGGATCAATGATAATAATGCTGGAAACTCAAGCAAAGGCAAAACATCAG AAACAGATTCACAAGTCGCGAGCATGGTCTTCAATGACCGCCTATATAGAGCTCCAAGTACCATAACTAGTGAGGCAATCAG GATTTTCGCGGCAACATGGAATGTTGGAGGAAATACTCCCCATGAGGGACTTAGCCTCAGTGACTTCCTTCCTGCTGATGATCACTCAGATATATATGTTTTGGG TTTTCAGGAGATAGTTCCTCTGAATGCCGGGAATGTACTCGTAATCGAGGACAATGAGCCAGCGGCGAAGTGGCTATCTCTAATCAATCAAGCATTGAATGGTGCCGGTGATACAGAGACTGACATCGAATCACACTCATCATCTCCTTATATTGACTCTGCCTCAAGAGGTGCATTGCTCTTTCAGAAACTACCACTTAAAGCCGTTAGCAAAACTTTCAAAACGGAACAGGGACGCCGTCTGAGAGCCTGCAATTGCCCTGCTGAAGCGACAAGGAAGTCCTACAGAGGGTCATGTTTTAGTTGCCAGCATGCTCACATCAATGACAGTGActcagaggaggaggaggaggaagaagaggaagttgTACATTATTCTATTTCGGGGTTTTCGGTTAGGCCTACAAGTAGTAAGCAGAAGTATTGCCTCATAGCCAGCAAACAGATGGTGGGGATTTTTGTCACTGTCTGGGTGAGGAGAGAACTTGTGCAGCACATAGGACACCTACGAGTCGCTTGTATCGGAAGGGGAATTATGGGTTGGCTTGGTAATAAG GGATGCATCTCGGTGAGTCTGTCGTTGCACCGAACAAGCTTTTGCTTCATTTGCAGTCACTTGGCTTCGGGGGAGAAAGGAGGAGACGAGCTGAGAAGGAATTCCGACGTTTCAGAAACACTGAAACACACACAATTCAGGAAGGTCTGCAGAAGAGCCGGTCGAAGAATACCCGTAAAGATTCTCGAGCATGA CCGTGTCATATGGTTGGGGGATTTGAATTACCGGATTTCTTTGAGCTACAGTGAGACCAAAAAACTTCTCGAGGATAATAACTGGCATGAGCTTTTCGAGAAGGATCAg CTTAAAATTGAAAGAGAAGCTGGGAGAGTGTTCAAGGGGTGGAATGAAGGGAAGATCTACTTCGCTCCCACTTATAAGTACTCGAACAACTCGGACACTTATGCCGGAGAGGGTGCAACATCGAAGAAGAAACGAAGAACACCTGCGTG GTGCGATCGCATTCTCTGGAATGGTGATGGAATTGCGCAGCTGTCTTATATCAGAGGGGAGTCTAAATTTTCAGATCATCGACCGGTATGTGCCGTGTTTGTTGTGGAGGTTGGGGTGAATGATGATAGATCAAAGAATTTAACCACTCCTAACATGAGAGTTGGTGCAGAAGAGATTTTAAATAGCAGAGGAGGCAGTTGCTAG